TCATGACCCGGCGGACATACCCCAAACCCGGCGTTGGAGCAGCACTCCCGACGCCAACCCGGTCGGTTCTCCGGCTCAGGCGACAGGACGTGGGGGCAGCAGCTCCAGCACCGTCTGGGCCGCGCGGTGGGCGGCTCCCACCTCGCCCAGGCGTCCGCGCACCTCGGCCAGCCCCTGGACCATGGCGTCGCGGGGCTCGCCCGGCAGCCACACGCGCCGCACCTCGGAGGCGATGTTCTCCGGCGTCATCTCCCCCTGGAGCAGCTCCGGCACCACGCGCCGGCCCGCCAGCAGGTTGATGAGCGACACGAAGGCCACCTTCAGCATCAGCCGGCCCACCCAGTACGTTACCATCGACACGCGGTACACGACGACGAGCGGCCGCTCCATCAGCCCCGCCTCCAGCACCGCCGTGCCGGACGCCACCACCGCGGCGTCGCTCGCGCCCACGACCTCCGGCGCGCGCCCGTCCACCAGCACTGGCGTGACGCCGCTGCCCTCGAAGCGGGAGAGGATCTCCTCCTTGGCGATGGTGGGCGCCACCGGCACCACCACCTGGAGCCCCGGCCGCTCGGAGACGAGCTGCTTCGCGGCCCCGACGAGGGTGGGCAGGATGCGGCGGATCTCACTCATCCGGCTGCCGGGCAGGAGCGCGAGCGTGGGAGCGTCCTCGGGCAGGCCCAGGCGCTGGCGGAACTCGCGGGCGCTGGCGGACGGGGGCATCTGCTCCAGCACGGGACTGCCCACGTAGCGTGCGGGCACCCCGGCCTCCCGGTAGAAGTCCTCCTCGAAGGGCAGGATGCAGAGCATCCGGTCCACCAGCCGCTGGATGGTGCGCACGCGGCCCCGGCGCCACGCCCAGATCATCGGGGACACGTAGTAGGCCACCGGGATGCCCAGGCCCTTGAGCTTCTTGGCCAGGCGCAGGTTGAAGTCCGGGATGTCCACCAGGATGGCGCAGTCGGGGCGGCGCTCCTCGGCGGCCTGGGCCAGGTCCTTCATGATCCGCA
The sequence above is drawn from the Corallococcus sp. NCRR genome and encodes:
- the lpxB gene encoding lipid-A-disaccharide synthase, translating into MTQPSSPRILVVAGEASGDTHASELVAALQALRPDLTFFGMGGARLAARGVELIHDAREVSVMGITEVLPRIPRILRIMKDLAQAAEERRPDCAILVDIPDFNLRLAKKLKGLGIPVAYYVSPMIWAWRRGRVRTIQRLVDRMLCILPFEEDFYREAGVPARYVGSPVLEQMPPSASAREFRQRLGLPEDAPTLALLPGSRMSEIRRILPTLVGAAKQLVSERPGLQVVVPVAPTIAKEEILSRFEGSGVTPVLVDGRAPEVVGASDAAVVASGTAVLEAGLMERPLVVVYRVSMVTYWVGRLMLKVAFVSLINLLAGRRVVPELLQGEMTPENIASEVRRVWLPGEPRDAMVQGLAEVRGRLGEVGAAHRAAQTVLELLPPRPVA